One Methylomarinovum tepidoasis DNA window includes the following coding sequences:
- a CDS encoding F0F1 ATP synthase subunit epsilon — MAMTIHVDIVSAEAEIYSGTAEMVFAPAELGEVGIAPRHAPFLSRLIPGEVRVKVSASEELPFYVSGGIIEVQPHVVTVLADTAIRAKDIDEAAALEAKRRAEEALKDRSGKIDYAKAQAELAEAVRQLQILERYKKHKGRFEK, encoded by the coding sequence ATGGCCATGACCATTCATGTGGATATCGTCAGCGCCGAAGCGGAGATCTATTCCGGGACTGCGGAAATGGTCTTCGCGCCGGCGGAGCTGGGCGAGGTGGGCATCGCCCCCCGCCACGCCCCGTTCCTGTCGCGTCTGATTCCGGGGGAGGTCCGGGTCAAGGTGTCGGCTTCCGAGGAACTGCCCTTCTACGTCTCCGGTGGGATCATCGAGGTCCAGCCCCACGTGGTGACGGTCCTGGCCGACACCGCCATCCGGGCCAAGGACATCGACGAGGCCGCCGCCCTGGAGGCCAAGCGCCGGGCCGAGGAGGCCCTCAAGGACCGTTCCGGCAAGATCGACTACGCCAAGGCCCAGGCGGAGCTGGCGGAAGCGGTGCGGCAGCTGCAGATTCTCGAGCGTTACAAGAAGCACAAGGGGCGCTTCGAAAAATAG
- the glmU gene encoding bifunctional UDP-N-acetylglucosamine diphosphorylase/glucosamine-1-phosphate N-acetyltransferase GlmU: protein MPMLNVVILAAGQGTRMRSDLPKVLHTVGGKPLLQHVYELAASLRPDSLTVVYGHGGERVRRRFSAWPVHWVEQVRQLGTGHAVQQALPHLERGQVLILYGDVPLLRKPTVLRLLEAGAGGRLALLTVELEDPTGYGRIVRDPDTGQVLRIVEEKDATPEEKPIREVNTGILAVPVEALKIWLGRLNNDNAQGEYYLTDIIAMAVADGVPIETVGADPDEVEGVNNKRQLAELERVWQRRQAGALMDQGVTLRDPERFDVRGEVEAGRDVEIDPNVMLEGRVRLGDRVRIGMGAVIRDAEIGSDVEILPYSVIDGVRIGPGCRIGPFARLRPETVLADHVHIGNFVEIKKSCVGSGSKINHLSYVGDSEVGAGVNIGAGTITCNYDGVNKHRTVIGDGAFIGSDTQLVAPVRVGEGATIGAGSTITRDAPAGKLTLSRSKQVTVEHWQRPQKKS, encoded by the coding sequence ATGCCCATGTTGAACGTGGTGATACTGGCCGCCGGCCAGGGGACGCGGATGCGTTCCGATCTTCCCAAAGTCCTGCACACCGTCGGCGGCAAGCCGCTGTTGCAGCATGTCTACGAGCTGGCGGCAAGCCTGCGGCCGGATTCGCTCACCGTCGTCTACGGCCACGGTGGGGAGCGGGTGAGACGACGGTTCTCCGCTTGGCCGGTGCATTGGGTCGAACAAGTCCGCCAGTTAGGTACCGGCCACGCGGTGCAGCAGGCCCTGCCCCACCTGGAGCGGGGGCAGGTGCTGATTCTCTACGGCGACGTTCCCTTGCTCCGCAAACCCACGGTGTTGCGTCTGCTCGAAGCCGGCGCCGGCGGCAGGCTGGCATTGCTGACCGTCGAACTCGAAGATCCCACCGGTTACGGCCGCATCGTCCGCGATCCTGACACAGGCCAGGTGCTGCGGATCGTGGAGGAAAAGGACGCCACTCCGGAGGAGAAGCCTATCCGAGAGGTCAACACCGGCATTCTGGCCGTACCGGTCGAGGCGTTGAAGATCTGGCTCGGGCGCTTGAACAACGACAACGCCCAGGGGGAATACTATCTGACCGATATCATTGCCATGGCCGTGGCCGACGGGGTACCCATCGAGACGGTTGGCGCCGACCCCGATGAGGTCGAGGGGGTCAACAACAAGCGTCAATTGGCGGAACTGGAGCGGGTCTGGCAGCGTCGTCAGGCCGGCGCGTTGATGGATCAGGGCGTGACTCTGCGCGATCCGGAGCGCTTCGACGTCCGCGGGGAGGTCGAGGCCGGCCGTGACGTGGAGATCGACCCCAACGTGATGCTGGAAGGCCGGGTCCGTCTCGGCGACCGGGTCAGGATCGGGATGGGTGCGGTCATCCGCGACGCCGAGATCGGCAGTGATGTGGAAATCCTGCCTTACAGCGTCATCGACGGCGTCCGCATCGGGCCCGGGTGCCGCATCGGTCCCTTCGCCCGCCTGCGTCCGGAGACGGTGCTGGCCGACCACGTCCACATCGGCAACTTCGTCGAGATCAAGAAATCCTGCGTCGGTTCAGGTTCCAAGATCAATCATCTGAGCTATGTCGGTGACAGCGAGGTGGGGGCCGGGGTCAACATCGGCGCCGGCACCATCACCTGCAACTACGACGGCGTCAACAAGCACCGCACGGTGATCGGGGACGGTGCCTTCATCGGCTCCGACACCCAGCTGGTGGCGCCGGTGCGGGTCGGCGAGGGGGCCACCATCGGCGCCGGTTCCACCATCACCCGCGACGCCCCCGCCGGCAAGCTGACCCTCAGCCGCAGCAAACAGGTCACCGTCGAACACTGGCAACGTCCCCAGAAGAAATCTTGA
- the glmS gene encoding glutamine--fructose-6-phosphate transaminase (isomerizing), whose protein sequence is MCGIVGAIAQRNVVPILIEGLRRLEYRGYDSAGVAVIQDGEIRRRRKQGKVAELAAAIEADPIEGRIGIAHTRWATHGVPSERNAHPHVCRNTVALVHNGIIENHETLREEQTAAGYEFTSETDTEVVVHAVHDQLQRTGSLLEAVQATVAKLEGAYALGVVSVTEPDVLVACRKGSPLVIGLGIGEYFIASDIAALLPVTRRFVFLEDGDIAELTPEGVRIFDAAGNPVERPVKDSEVQLDAVERGEYRHYMQKEIFEQPRAIAETLEGRFNGLKLIEEAFGNDAPAVFDRVKAVQILACGTSYHAGLVARYWMESLAGIPCNVEVASEYRYRDPVLLPDTLVVTISQSGETADTLAALEEAKHRGALHSLAICNVQESSLVRESDLVLLTRAGPEIGVASTKAFTTQLVALMMLTIALGRRHRLDRVTEKRIASQLFALPARVEDVLELDDRIRALSERFADKQHALFLGRGSHYPVAMEGALKLKEISYIHAEAYPAGELKHGPLALVDADMPVIAVAPNNSLLEKLKSNLQEVRARGGELYVFADETLDVQPDDHTHVLTVTPTENELSPVIFTVPLQLLAYHVAVIRGTDVDQPRNLAKSVTVE, encoded by the coding sequence ATGTGTGGCATCGTCGGCGCCATCGCGCAGCGCAACGTGGTTCCCATCCTGATCGAAGGCCTGCGGCGGTTGGAATACCGCGGCTACGATTCGGCCGGGGTGGCGGTGATTCAGGACGGCGAGATCCGCCGCCGCCGCAAACAGGGCAAGGTGGCCGAGCTGGCCGCCGCCATCGAAGCCGATCCCATCGAGGGCCGGATCGGCATCGCCCACACCCGCTGGGCCACCCACGGGGTGCCGAGCGAACGCAACGCCCATCCCCACGTGTGCCGGAACACCGTCGCCCTGGTCCACAACGGCATCATCGAGAACCACGAAACCCTACGCGAGGAACAGACAGCCGCCGGCTATGAATTCACCTCCGAAACCGACACCGAGGTGGTGGTCCACGCGGTCCACGACCAGCTCCAGCGCACCGGTTCCCTGTTGGAGGCGGTCCAGGCCACGGTCGCCAAGCTGGAAGGGGCCTATGCTCTCGGAGTGGTCAGCGTCACCGAACCGGACGTGCTGGTGGCCTGCCGCAAAGGCAGCCCGCTGGTGATCGGCCTCGGCATCGGCGAATACTTCATCGCCTCCGACATCGCCGCCCTGCTGCCGGTGACCCGGCGCTTCGTCTTCCTCGAGGACGGCGACATCGCCGAGCTGACCCCGGAGGGCGTGCGGATCTTCGACGCGGCCGGCAATCCGGTGGAGCGGCCGGTCAAGGACAGCGAGGTTCAGCTCGATGCGGTGGAACGGGGGGAATACCGCCATTACATGCAGAAGGAGATCTTCGAACAGCCCCGCGCCATCGCCGAGACCCTGGAAGGCCGCTTCAACGGCCTGAAGCTGATCGAGGAAGCCTTCGGCAACGACGCGCCGGCGGTATTCGATCGGGTCAAGGCGGTGCAGATTCTCGCCTGTGGCACCAGTTATCATGCCGGCCTGGTGGCGCGCTACTGGATGGAATCCCTGGCCGGCATCCCCTGCAACGTCGAGGTGGCGAGCGAATACCGCTACCGCGATCCGGTGCTGCTGCCCGACACCTTGGTGGTCACCATCTCCCAATCCGGGGAAACCGCCGACACCCTGGCGGCGTTGGAGGAGGCCAAGCACCGCGGCGCGCTCCATTCCCTGGCCATCTGCAACGTGCAGGAAAGCTCGCTGGTGCGCGAATCCGACCTGGTACTGCTGACCCGTGCCGGCCCCGAGATCGGCGTCGCCTCCACCAAGGCTTTCACCACCCAGCTGGTGGCTTTGATGATGCTGACCATCGCCCTGGGACGGCGTCACCGCCTCGACCGGGTGACGGAAAAGCGCATCGCCTCCCAGCTCTTCGCCCTGCCGGCCCGGGTCGAGGACGTGCTGGAACTGGACGACCGGATCCGCGCCCTGTCGGAACGCTTCGCCGACAAACAGCACGCCCTGTTTCTGGGACGGGGCAGTCACTATCCCGTCGCCATGGAAGGTGCCCTCAAGCTCAAGGAAATCTCCTACATCCACGCCGAAGCCTATCCCGCCGGTGAGCTCAAACACGGCCCCCTGGCGCTGGTGGACGCCGACATGCCGGTGATCGCCGTGGCGCCCAACAACTCCCTGCTGGAAAAGCTCAAATCCAACCTGCAGGAGGTCAGGGCCCGCGGTGGCGAGCTGTACGTGTTCGCCGACGAGACCCTTGACGTGCAGCCCGATGACCATACCCACGTGCTGACCGTGACCCCCACCGAAAACGAGCTGTCGCCGGTGATCTTCACCGTGCCGCTGCAGCTTCTGGCCTATCACGTGGCGGTGATCCGCGGCACCGATGTGGATCAGCCGCGCAATCTGGCCAAGTCGGTGACGGTGGAGTAA
- a CDS encoding desulfoferrodoxin family protein, giving the protein MRRRHFMTGAAVLAAAGAVRPALAAPPSPAGGVYYTQDLPGRWKGKEAGHVPRMEVLGRVGGLHIRVTTAHPMDGCRHYIVKHVILDGKYRFLDEHLFDPEKDKVPVSEFNLGTYRGQIYLLSMCNLHDVWLATYRV; this is encoded by the coding sequence ATGAGACGACGTCACTTCATGACCGGTGCCGCCGTCCTCGCCGCCGCCGGGGCGGTGCGTCCCGCACTGGCCGCTCCGCCGTCGCCGGCCGGCGGCGTCTATTACACTCAAGACCTGCCGGGACGCTGGAAGGGCAAGGAGGCCGGTCATGTGCCGCGGATGGAGGTGCTGGGGCGGGTCGGTGGCCTCCATATCCGGGTGACCACCGCTCATCCGATGGATGGCTGCCGTCATTACATCGTCAAGCACGTGATCCTCGACGGCAAATACCGCTTCTTGGACGAGCATCTCTTCGACCCGGAAAAAGACAAGGTGCCGGTATCCGAATTCAACCTGGGTACCTATCGCGGGCAGATCTACCTGCTCAGCATGTGCAACCTGCACGACGTCTGGCTGGCGACCTACCGGGTCTGA
- a CDS encoding flagellar basal body-associated FliL family protein gives MRHVYRLSGWWLLALLILAVPAWAGDDEEEEKATPEIEYLALQPKLIVNLAGRRHYLRADVQLMIKGKDNKERIQKHMPLIRHALIMLFSGLPPEQVADISQREQLREKALMEIRKLLDRYSDSDGLKDVFFTEFLVQ, from the coding sequence ATGAGACACGTCTATCGACTGAGCGGATGGTGGCTGCTGGCGCTGCTGATTCTGGCTGTACCGGCCTGGGCCGGGGATGACGAAGAGGAGGAGAAGGCGACCCCGGAGATCGAATATCTGGCCCTGCAGCCGAAGCTGATCGTCAACCTGGCCGGCCGCCGCCATTATCTGCGCGCCGACGTGCAGCTGATGATCAAGGGCAAGGACAACAAGGAGCGGATCCAGAAGCACATGCCGCTGATCCGCCATGCCCTGATCATGTTGTTCAGCGGTCTGCCGCCGGAGCAGGTCGCCGACATTTCCCAGCGCGAGCAGCTGCGGGAGAAAGCGCTGATGGAGATCCGCAAACTGCTCGACCGTTATTCCGACAGCGACGGCCTCAAGGATGTGTTTTTCACCGAATTCCTGGTGCAATGA
- a CDS encoding phenylpyruvate tautomerase MIF-related protein, translating to MPYLRIETNVELDDAKIDHLLSAASKAIAAELGKPERYVMVQVTGGAALMFDASREPAAYVELKSIGLPEGQTQPLSRFLCAFLEKELGIAPDRIYIEFIDIPRKFWGWNGGTF from the coding sequence ATGCCGTATCTGCGTATCGAAACCAACGTTGAGCTGGATGACGCCAAGATCGACCATTTACTGTCCGCCGCCTCCAAGGCGATCGCGGCGGAGCTGGGCAAACCGGAACGTTACGTGATGGTGCAGGTGACCGGCGGGGCGGCGCTGATGTTCGATGCCAGTCGGGAACCGGCCGCCTATGTGGAGCTGAAGAGCATCGGTCTGCCCGAAGGCCAGACCCAGCCGCTGTCGCGCTTTTTGTGTGCCTTTCTGGAGAAGGAGCTGGGAATCGCGCCGGACCGGATCTATATCGAGTTCATCGACATTCCCCGAAAATTCTGGGGCTGGAACGGCGGGACGTTCTAA
- a CDS encoding carboxypeptidase-like regulatory domain-containing protein, with protein sequence MKPFFWLIFILGLALGGCSEDNGSATGRGPTTIKGLVSDDNGPVPLAVIEATDEQGRLLATTDADASGHFEITIPATAPYPLLLVARLPDNKQLLAVVTSNQVVEQDISPYTDLVVKSARQLGGLTPENIAKAAGAAINMRPSQGGKRSSTGFKGDLTKQYGGWH encoded by the coding sequence ATGAAACCGTTTTTCTGGCTGATTTTCATCCTGGGACTGGCGCTCGGTGGCTGCAGCGAAGACAACGGCAGCGCTACCGGCCGGGGACCCACGACCATCAAGGGGCTGGTCAGCGACGACAACGGCCCGGTGCCGCTGGCGGTGATCGAGGCAACCGATGAACAAGGCCGTCTGCTGGCGACCACGGACGCCGACGCCAGCGGCCATTTCGAAATCACCATTCCGGCCACTGCCCCCTATCCCCTGTTGCTGGTGGCCAGGCTGCCCGACAACAAACAGCTGCTGGCGGTGGTCACCAGCAATCAGGTGGTGGAACAAGACATCAGCCCCTATACCGATCTGGTGGTGAAATCCGCCCGTCAGCTAGGCGGCCTGACCCCGGAGAACATCGCCAAGGCGGCCGGAGCGGCGATCAACATGCGCCCCAGCCAGGGAGGCAAGCGCTCCTCGACCGGCTTCAAGGGGGACCTGACCAAGCAGTACGGCGGCTGGCACTGA
- a CDS encoding DUF1244 domain-containing protein yields MDERLQNEIEAAAFRRLVEHLRNHPEVQNIELMITADFCRNCLAKWLKAEAEARGVELDYETAREQIYGMPYAEWKAKYQTEATPEQLKAYEERQKRKQEQASQ; encoded by the coding sequence ATGGACGAACGACTCCAAAACGAAATCGAAGCGGCCGCTTTCCGCCGCCTGGTCGAACATTTGCGCAATCATCCGGAGGTGCAGAACATCGAACTGATGATCACCGCCGACTTCTGCCGCAACTGTCTGGCCAAATGGCTCAAGGCCGAAGCCGAAGCCCGGGGCGTCGAACTGGATTACGAAACCGCAAGGGAGCAGATCTACGGCATGCCGTATGCGGAATGGAAAGCCAAATACCAGACCGAAGCGACCCCGGAACAGCTCAAAGCCTACGAAGAGAGGCAGAAACGCAAACAAGAACAGGCATCCCAATGA
- a CDS encoding septation protein A — protein sequence MKLLFDFFPIILFFVAYKLEGIYTATVVAIAATFVQVGWMWLRHRRVETMHLVTLALIVIFGGATLYLHDEQFIKWKPTVINWLFGIAFLTSQFFGDKPFIQRMMAGNIELPRPVWYRLNLSWALFFLFLGALNLVVVYTFDTDTWVNFKLFGMLGLTLAFVILQAAFLSRYLPEPESEQE from the coding sequence ATGAAGTTATTGTTCGATTTTTTTCCCATCATTCTGTTCTTCGTCGCCTACAAGCTCGAAGGCATCTATACCGCCACCGTGGTGGCCATCGCCGCCACCTTCGTCCAGGTGGGCTGGATGTGGCTGCGCCACCGTCGGGTCGAAACCATGCACCTGGTCACCCTGGCGCTGATCGTGATCTTCGGCGGGGCGACCCTGTATCTCCACGACGAGCAGTTCATCAAGTGGAAACCCACGGTAATCAACTGGCTCTTCGGCATCGCGTTTCTCACCAGCCAGTTCTTCGGTGACAAGCCCTTCATCCAGCGGATGATGGCCGGCAACATCGAGCTGCCGCGGCCGGTCTGGTACCGGCTCAATCTCAGCTGGGCGCTGTTCTTCCTGTTTCTGGGAGCGCTCAATCTGGTCGTGGTCTATACCTTCGACACCGATACCTGGGTCAATTTCAAGCTGTTCGGGATGCTGGGCCTGACCTTGGCCTTCGTCATACTGCAGGCGGCTTTCCTGTCCCGTTATCTGCCCGAACCGGAATCGGAACAGGAATGA
- a CDS encoding YciI family protein, producing MLYAILAEDAPGTLTLRRENRPAHLQRLEALQAEGRLLLAGPHPAIDSPDPGEAGFSGSLIVAEFPSLEAARAWAEADPYHKAGVYARVTVKPFLQVFPR from the coding sequence ATGCTGTATGCCATTCTCGCCGAGGACGCCCCCGGCACCCTGACGTTGCGCCGCGAGAACCGCCCCGCCCATCTGCAGCGCCTGGAAGCGTTGCAGGCGGAAGGTCGTTTGCTGCTGGCCGGACCCCATCCCGCCATCGACAGTCCCGATCCGGGGGAGGCGGGTTTCAGCGGCAGCCTGATAGTGGCGGAATTTCCCAGTCTGGAAGCGGCCCGGGCATGGGCCGAAGCCGATCCCTACCACAAAGCGGGCGTCTATGCCCGCGTCACCGTCAAACCCTTCCTGCAGGTATTTCCAAGATGA
- a CDS encoding BolA family protein, whose product MSDRVSRIKDRLRQTLSPQHLELVDASAAHAGHAQAGGAGHFYLTIVSAAFAGKGPVQRHQLVYQALGDMMQSEIHALSIQAYTPEEFATKG is encoded by the coding sequence ATGAGCGATCGCGTCTCACGGATCAAGGACCGTTTGCGACAGACCCTGTCCCCGCAACATCTGGAGCTGGTGGACGCCAGCGCCGCCCACGCCGGCCACGCCCAGGCGGGGGGCGCCGGGCATTTCTATCTCACCATCGTCTCCGCGGCTTTTGCCGGCAAGGGGCCGGTCCAGCGCCATCAGCTGGTCTATCAGGCGCTTGGGGACATGATGCAGAGCGAAATCCACGCCCTCAGCATCCAGGCCTACACCCCTGAAGAATTTGCAACCAAAGGATGA
- a CDS encoding peptidylprolyl isomerase: protein MKKTLLFTALSLAVLSGCNAGGNKASEALSLAPVDEKDIVATVNGRPISRQELDYIKSEITRGNPQAKINIPEDKLVEELVNRELLRQEAVQKQLTRQPEVATRIRYTERAVLSQADAQEYLKQHPVTEEQIKAEYDRLVGAMKQQEFKARHILVKSKEEAEEIIKQLDQGKDFAELAKQYSIGPSAKSGGDLGWFTPQRMVKPFADAVVALKDGEYTKEPVQTRFGWHVILREQSRAKTPPPYEQVKPQIEQMLKRKLIQQHIQELKQKADIKLKTAEQKAAPAPQPAETATP from the coding sequence ATGAAGAAAACGCTACTTTTCACCGCCCTTTCTCTCGCCGTTCTGAGCGGCTGCAATGCCGGCGGCAACAAAGCTTCCGAGGCCCTGTCCCTGGCACCGGTGGACGAAAAGGACATCGTCGCCACCGTCAATGGCCGTCCGATTTCACGTCAGGAGCTCGACTACATCAAATCGGAAATCACCCGAGGCAATCCCCAGGCGAAGATCAACATCCCGGAAGACAAGCTGGTCGAGGAACTGGTCAACCGCGAGCTGCTGCGCCAGGAGGCCGTTCAGAAACAGCTGACCCGGCAACCGGAGGTGGCCACCCGGATCCGCTATACCGAGCGGGCGGTGCTGTCCCAGGCCGACGCCCAGGAATATCTGAAACAGCATCCTGTCACCGAAGAACAGATCAAGGCCGAATACGACCGCTTGGTGGGGGCGATGAAACAGCAGGAATTCAAGGCCCGCCACATCCTGGTCAAAAGCAAGGAAGAAGCCGAGGAAATCATCAAGCAGCTGGACCAGGGCAAGGATTTCGCCGAGCTGGCCAAGCAGTACTCCATCGGTCCTTCGGCCAAGAGCGGCGGCGACCTGGGCTGGTTCACGCCGCAGCGCATGGTCAAACCTTTCGCCGATGCGGTGGTCGCGCTCAAGGACGGGGAATACACCAAGGAGCCGGTGCAGACCCGCTTCGGCTGGCACGTGATCCTGCGGGAACAGTCCCGGGCCAAGACTCCGCCCCCTTACGAACAGGTCAAGCCGCAGATCGAGCAGATGCTCAAGCGCAAGCTGATCCAGCAGCACATTCAGGAACTCAAACAGAAGGCGGACATCAAGCTGAAAACCGCCGAGCAGAAGGCTGCCCCGGCGCCCCAGCCGGCCGAAACCGCAACGCCCTGA
- a CDS encoding GGDEF domain-containing protein, protein MAQVDPVTEIEALQTELCILQSHLDRMIERIRQNDDKLHRFYALETQLLALNSLRELVEHVLADTRAVFELAHVSLTLIDRKGELRQFLVEDGLQPEKLPGLILVAEENPLKEWFGRAFRPYLGDCKARHRPLFSGECPASIALLPLARRGQLLGSLNLGSDEADRFSYGMATDFLDRLRSVLSVCLENTLNFELLRRTSLIDTLTGVNNRRFFEQRLSEEIDRAQRTREPLTCLFLDIDHFKKINDTYGHQTGDLVLAEVAQQIRTQLRSNDVLARYGGEEFVALLSGANLERGAEVAERIRQRIEKLEIVDHNQNAISLTLSIGVAEYDPERVSPVGKEDLMRLLELADQALYVAKREGRNRVESGGVLTRLERKAAG, encoded by the coding sequence ATGGCCCAGGTGGACCCGGTGACGGAGATCGAAGCCCTGCAGACCGAACTCTGCATCCTGCAGAGCCATCTCGACCGGATGATCGAACGCATCCGCCAGAACGACGACAAGCTCCACCGCTTTTACGCCCTGGAAACCCAGCTGCTCGCCCTCAACTCCCTACGCGAACTGGTCGAGCACGTCCTGGCCGACACCCGGGCGGTGTTCGAGCTGGCCCACGTCAGCCTGACCCTGATCGATCGCAAGGGGGAATTGCGCCAGTTCCTGGTGGAAGACGGCCTGCAACCGGAAAAACTGCCGGGGCTGATCCTGGTGGCGGAGGAAAACCCGCTCAAGGAGTGGTTCGGACGGGCCTTCCGTCCTTATCTGGGGGATTGCAAAGCCCGCCACCGCCCTCTGTTTTCCGGCGAATGCCCCGCCAGCATCGCGCTGCTGCCGCTGGCGCGGCGCGGCCAGCTGCTCGGCAGCCTCAACCTGGGCAGCGACGAGGCGGACCGTTTCAGCTACGGTATGGCGACCGATTTCCTCGACCGGCTGCGCTCGGTGCTGTCGGTGTGCCTGGAAAACACCCTCAATTTCGAGCTGCTGCGCCGCACCAGCCTGATCGACACCCTCACCGGCGTCAACAACCGCCGCTTCTTCGAACAACGCCTGAGCGAGGAAATCGATCGCGCCCAGCGTACCCGCGAACCGCTGACCTGCCTGTTCCTCGACATCGACCATTTCAAGAAGATCAACGACACCTACGGCCACCAGACCGGCGATCTGGTGCTGGCGGAGGTGGCCCAGCAGATCCGCACCCAGCTGCGCAGCAACGACGTTCTGGCCCGCTATGGCGGGGAAGAGTTCGTCGCCCTGCTGTCAGGCGCGAATCTCGAACGGGGCGCCGAGGTGGCCGAGCGCATCCGCCAGCGCATCGAGAAACTGGAGATCGTCGACCACAATCAGAATGCGATTTCCCTCACCCTTTCCATCGGGGTGGCGGAATACGATCCCGAACGGGTTTCTCCGGTGGGCAAGGAAGATCTCATGCGCCTGTTGGAACTTGCCGACCAGGCCCTCTACGTCGCCAAGCGCGAAGGCCGTAACCGGGTGGAAAGCGGTGGGGTTCTGACCCGCCTCGAACGCAAGGCGGCCGGATAG